The following proteins are co-located in the Aquarana catesbeiana isolate 2022-GZ linkage group LG02, ASM4218655v1, whole genome shotgun sequence genome:
- the TRMT10C gene encoding tRNA methyltransferase 10 homolog C, with translation MAFMNAVLRTVRPSTFPLSIRCGNKPLTFKVCDQLAQCRMLTLTHCQRSQNKPTSTETVNLDSWKNILRSGTQNTTGQEEESEAQEESTIESMQKVVDMWRLAGKAVPENISTEELQELLNLPTKSSRKKYLKELLFKEFRKKSREKKKLEKQKLRSEMESTPEKISTYLLKFFSVSEDNFHGWRTAQAMVHGQPLVFDMVYDRYMSKKEMENTVSQLMMSEGLNRRSVDPFHIHFCNLQPGGAYHNELVKRYGEAWNNLLITATEKSHSDIFPRDQLVYLTADSPNVLKEFDHDKIYIVGAFVDKSQKTGVSLGNAKRLKLATARLPLDNYLKWDSGGKNLTLNQMIEILMTVKDNGDWKNALSFVPTRKHTGFMQGSQKNKSPEGRGARGPQKTTSSNSVHQKSKWWDEVYKQAR, from the coding sequence atggcattTATGAATGCAGTATTGAGAACTGTTAGGCCTTCTACATTCCCATTATCGATAAGGTGTGGAAATAAACCATTAACATTTAAAGTATGTGACCAGCTCGCACAATGTAGAATGCTGACACTGACCCATTGTCAGAGGAGTCAAAACAAGCCTACTTCCACAGAAACAGTAAACCTAGACTCCTGGAAAAATATTCTTCGAAGTGGAACCCAGAACACTACTGGTCAAGAAGAAGAATCTGAAGCACAAGAGGAATCCACTATAGAAAGTATGCAGAAGGTTGTTGATATGTGGAGATTAGCAGGAAAAGCTGTTCCAGAAAATATTAGCACAGAGGAGTTGCAAGAACTTCTAAACCTACCTACCAAGTCTTCAAGAAAAAAATACTTGAAGGAACTTTTGTTTAAAGAGTTCAGAAAGAAAAGCAGGGAAAAAAAGAAATTAGAAAAGCAAAAGTTGAGGAGTGAAATGGAAAGTACCCCTGAAAAAATAAGCACATACCTCTTAAAATTTTTTAGTGTAAGTGAGGACAATTTTCATGGGTGGCGAACTGCTCAGGCAATGGTACATGGGCAGCCATTAGTATTTGACATGGTATATGATCGATATATGTCAAAAAAAGAAATGGAGAACACAGTTAGTCAGCTTATGATGAGCGAAGGGCTTAACAGGAGATCTGTTGATCCGTTTCACATCCACTTCTGCAATTTGCAACCTGGTGGTGCATACCATAATGAACTGGTAAAGCGTTATGGTGAGGCATGGAATAATCTCCTAATAACTGCCACAGAAAAATCTCATTCTGACATCTTTCCTAGAGATCAACTTGTGTACTTAACAGCCGATTCTCCAAATGTGTTAAAAGAATTTGATCATGATAAGATTTACATTGTTGGCGCATTTGTTGATAAAAGTCAAAAGACAGGAGTGTCTCTAGGAAATGCAAAGCGGCTAAAATTAGCCACTGCAAGACTGCCATTGGACAACTACCTGAAATGGGACAGTGGTGGAAAAAATCTTACCCTTAATCAAATGATTGAAATACTGATGACTGTAAAGGACAATGGAGATTGGAAGAATGCACTCTCATTTGTTCCAACAAGAAAACATACTGGTTTTATGCAAGGgtcacaaaaaaataaatcacCTGAGGGAAGGGGAGCAAGAGGTCCACAAAAGACCACCAGCAGCAATTCTGTCCACCAAAAGTCGAAATGGTGGGATGAAGTATATAAACAAGCgcgttga